The Asterias rubens chromosome 1, eAstRub1.3, whole genome shotgun sequence genome segment CAGAGAAGTTTCAAGGTGTGCTACATTGCAGATCTATATTTTAattgacaaaaaataaaaaccatgatTTAAAACCAAACCCAACACCAGACATTGTAGTTTCTAGACGGGAATACCTGACTTGATGACAGAACTGTTGCACCATAATCAATTGGGCAAGAAAACATTCCTCATAATAGTAAAAAGTGTTACTAGCATACAATCTGTTGCAAAAGCTTTTACTGTGATTTCTGGTGTTTGGATTTTagcccaagttcatagagctgcttaagtacaaaaagtagctaagcacaacacaattatgcttaccagaatatggttaccagccaaactaccatgctatgtgaacaatttgtgactggcatgGTAcactgctcatttctgctaagcagaaaactgctaagcaatattttccgctaaagcagctccatgaaattaggcccagggtAAAACTTTAAACTATGTTTTGACAAATAAAATAGTAACAGTTAATCTTTCACAAGAAGTGTCAAAATAGTGCTTGAAACATCACTCTGCAAAAGATTTGAAGTTGTTGAAAACAAGTAAGATTACTTTGTTAACATTGTAAAATACTATTTGAAGTTTGAGttgtcaaataaaatgattCTATAAATGAAACATGAAATCTCGCTCACTCCCTTACTTAATGTGCTATTGTTTTACATATAATGTGTTGTGGATTATAAGTATTACAAGTAAGACATAGAACCCTGTACCTATCCTTAAGACAAACAAGGGGGCCCTACCTTCAAATTATATCTCAGAATAAAaccactttaaaacaaaatatctgaTAGTCCATCTCTAGTCCATAAATACTTTCTATAAAAACTACTACACCACATCTTTAATACCAAAAACCCCTACCgttaaattacatctaagaataaccactttaataaCAAAAGTTCCACCCCGTTAAATACTTATATTAAAAAGTATCCTACCACACCTTTAATATGAAAAACCCCTATAGTCAAATTAAATCTAAGAATGACCGCTTTAATAGAAAAAGTTCTACCCCATTAAATACTTTGACTAAAAAGTaccataccacacctttaatatGTAAAAACCCCTACCCttaaattacatctaagaataaccactttaataaCAAAAGTTCCACCCCACTAAatacttaaatttaaaattattataccacacctttaatatgaaaaacccctaccgtcaaattacatctaagaataaccactttaatagaaaaagttccaccccattaaatactttgactaaaaagtaccataccacacctttaatacgTAAAACCCCATCCGTTAAATTACATCTGagaataaccactttaataaCAAAAGTTCCACCCCACTAAATACTTTAATTTAAAAGTATtataccacacctttaatacgTAAAACCCCATCCGTTAAATTACATCTGagaataaccactttaataaCAAAAGTTCCACCCCACTAAATACTTTAATTTAAAAGTATtataccacacctttaatacgaaaaaACCCTTCCGTTAAATTACATCTTAGAATATCCACtttaatagaaaaaaaagacCCCATGactaaatattttaaataaaaagtatcaTACTAcacctttaatacgaaaaacccCTACCGTCAAATTACGtctaagaataaccactttaatagaaaaagttccaccccattaaatactttaactaaaaagtaccataccacacctttaatacgaaaaaACCCTTCCGTTAAATTACATCTTAGAATATCcactttaatttaaacaaaatatatatttttgaatgAATACAACCCACCTCCCCCAGATACCAACCATCTCATCCCATCGTACCCCCTAGTCCTCCCAAGCTTTATCATGCCCGTCTCAACCCAACACTCCTATCCTTAACCCAAGTCCTCATCTCAAACAGCCCTTTCCATTACTCCTACCAAcacccaagccctcatcccaaccagcccatcccaatctcctaccatcaccccaagtcctcatcctaAACAGTCCAGCCAATTactcctacaccatcacccaagccctcatcccaaacagtcaagcccatcatCACTCCTATCACCCAAGCCCTTATCCCAACCAGCCCATCCCACTctccatcaccccaagtcctcatcccaaacagtccagCCATttactcctaccatcaccccaagccCTCATCTCAAGGAGCCCGtcccatcactcctaccatcaccccaagtcctcatacCTAACAGTCCAGCCAAttactcctaccatcaccccaagccATCATCTCAAGCAGCCCGtcccatcactcctaccatcaccccaagtcatCATCCTAAACAGTCCAGCCAATTACTCGTACACCATcacccaagccctcatcccaaacagtcaagcccatcatCACTCCTACTATCACCCAAGCCCTTATCCCAACCAGCCCATCCCACTCTCCaacaccccaagtcctcatcccaaacagtccagCCATttactcctaccatcaccccaagctCTCATCTCAAGCAGCCCGTCCCACACTCCTACcatcatcccaaacagtcaagcccatcatcactcctaccatcacccaagccctcatcccaaccaaCCAAGCCCACTGGCTGACCAGCAACCTCCTTGGCCCCTCAGCACTTAGAAATTTTACTCCTCCAGCCAAGCTCCAAGGCCCTTGGTAGGCCCTTGGTCAGCTCTCAGATCAGCTAGAAATCCAAGGGTTGAGCCAGGGAAAATAAattctgaaatattttctaagtcagccatttttaacttcatcactccaaaaaccgTTAGATTTTTATAACAGCTCAGTAGCACAGCAGTGAGAGAGAGTGCTTACAGAGTggaaggtccccggttcaaacCCTGCACATTTTTacaagatttataaaaaaaatctgttttacTGTTAAAAAAGGGTCCCCgaagggatttgaacccaccctgcTCACAGCTCCAGGATTCCTGGGGCTGTGAGCTAGCCCGCTGCGCCACGGTGGCTCTTGAAAAAATTGCtcggaactaatatttaaaccttagaatggatcggtaaaataaaaaaaaaggaaatgaaccccatgacctttgaccttagcaagagtcacaagaaaaaaaacagaataaagTTGGTGTACGTTAAGTAAAGGTTTATTtccagaacaaaaataaacaatgcaaATATTTCCAACTGTGTTTAACGAGTAAAGCTTGATGCCATTATTacttaatacatgtacaatttaaatAGTTTCACATCAGAAAGTTacaaagtaaaatataaaaactatttaacttaaatttaggtgttttttgttcaagTATAATGATTAATGTAATTTAAGCAGCGAATTTGAGTGCGTAAGAATTATACCAAATTGCTTAAGCATAAGTtacttgttttctttaaaaagactAAAATAAAGGCCATTAAGACtaaatacatgtaacatttAAGTAGTTTAACATTAGAAAGTTACAAAGTAAATTTAACTAAAATTTAGGTCCTTTATTTGAAGTATAACTAAATTAGTAAGCAAAGAATTATAGATTTATCTTAATTTTAACATAAGTTACTTATTTTTCTTCATTCAGACCAAAATAAGATCAAAGTTGTCGCAAATTAAAAACTTTTAAGTAACTTCTAATAAAACTTATtataaaatatcaaagtttacgtaaattttaacataaattcaCCATTGTCACAATTCAAGTATTAAACAGTACGTACCAAAAGCGAGGCTGCCATATTACACGGTTTAATAGACGCATCGATCGTGTACAAGTTGTGAATTAACGTTCAATTTCTGCAGCGCCTGTTTATACGAACGACACCGACGACGTTATTCGAGATTTTATAAACTTGTGACTTGACATTTTATTAACGTCACCTCCTACACATGCCTCATTAAGAGAACATATCTTAAAGTACaatacacaaatttgttttacaatatcAAAGATAACTcgaacttttgttttaaagtcaaAAGAGGATCGTTCGCTGACCTTTAAACACACTgattaaatattcacagataATTATGTCTTTATTTTCTTAACACAGTTCTTGTATTAACATCACCTCCTACACATGCCTCATTAAGAGAACATTTCttaaagtacaatacaataaaagttGTTTAACAATATTAAAGATAActcaaactttgtttttaaagtcaAACAGGATCGTTCACTGCCCTTTATACGCACTgattaaatattcacagataATCAAGTCTTTATTTTCTTAACAGTTCTTGTATTACAAGATACCTTCTAGAAACGAGGCTGTCTTTTCGCACGGCTTATTCAATCGATGCATCGACCCGTATAAACGTTATAATCATATTAATCGTATAAACATATTTTCCTTTAAACACACTGATTAAGTATTCACAGAAACTCAAGTCTTTATTTTCTTAACACAGTTATTGTATTACAAGATTGCTTTTTAGAAACGAGGCTGTCTTTTCGCACGACTTTATTTAACTGATGCTTCGACCCGTATAAATGTATAATCGTATTAATTGTATAAACATATTGTCCTTTAAACACACTGATATAAACGTATAATCGTATAAACatgttgtacttttaaaacactgaTTAAATATTCACAGAAAATCATCTATTTTCTTAACACAGTTCTTGTGTGACAAGATAGCTTTCTAGAAGCGAGGCTGTCTTTTCGCACGGCTTAATCGATCAATGCATCGACCCGTATAAACGTCTCTCCGATCTTGGCAGCGCTCATTCATAAACGAATATTTCCTTTGACGTCGTTACTCATAATTTTATGAACTTGTAGTGCCTAGTGATAAACTATTACATGTTTGTGTAACCCTTtcagtttcattttgtttttattacactaAATGAATTGTTTTTGACTGAACTAATATAACAGCTAACATTTTTAAGCATCATAGAATCTGTTATGTTTCTATTTCATTCaaataacatttacaatttattttttatttaaaacctaATTTAATTTATGAAAAGTGCATAGAAGACACTACAGAACCTTCATCAATTACATGTAGTGTCAAATTTAGaactattaaacaaaattcttcattaaaaaacaacaagttaCTTTGTCATGTGGTTACTTGTTAGTATACTTATTTGAATCGtggaatttatttcatttatttgtgtGTATGTTAGTGGTTAGTTTAACATGTTACTTTGTCATGTGGTTACTTGTTAGTATACTTATTTGAATCATgggatttatttcatttattttttgcatgttAGTGGTTAGATTCATTTGAATGTAACAAAATTCAATCATAATTGTATGTTTTGACAGACTCTGTTGTCAACAAAGCCCTAACTACAaatcatttatattttgttttaataaatgtcATGGCTAATTATTTATTCCTTATGTTGTTGCCCAACTCTATAATTTGTTGTAACACCCTTGTTATTATGTTGATTTGTTAGTGAATAATGTC includes the following:
- the LOC117292821 gene encoding extensin-like, with protein sequence MLINDVGVGCNLTFNPANYSYTITQALIPNSQAHHHSYHPSPYPNQPIPLSITPSPHPKQSSHLLLPSPQALISRSPSHHSYHHPKSSYLTVQPITPTITPSHHLKQPVPSLLPSPQVIILNSPANYSYTITQALIPNSQAHHHSYYHPSPYPNQPIPLSNTPSPHPKQSSHLLLPSPQALISSSPSHTPTIIPNNQNKIKVVAN